In Melanotaenia boesemani isolate fMelBoe1 chromosome 18, fMelBoe1.pri, whole genome shotgun sequence, the sequence TGTCCAATATGCTTTGAAATCTCCACCCAATAAGGTCATACTTTACCCTTAAAATCCCACTAGATCACCAGCGCCTCCGAGCACTATTGCTTATATTGTCAGCAGTTTTTCAGGAACAGTAGTGTAACTCTGTAGGGTTATTTGTGATCAATAGCTTAACCTGTAAGTGATTTACAGAAGTGTTCCAGGCATTTAtgtcccatccaggaggtttacaatccagctaaaaaatgtttattctggGACTATCTTTTAAATCCACAGAGTGATTCATGATAACACCATTAGatacattttcataataataataataataatgataaaagatCACTACCACTACTATGTCACCAAAAGACCTCTGTTTGGATCCAGAAATTATGataaagccacttcctgtcaaagcTTAAATTTACGGTAATGTCTAATCAAGagaagtgagcagaaagttctatgtctGTCTgagaagaacaaaaataatggtcctctatggctggaataaagccaagaagatagTTTTGATGCACTGTGACATCAAAACTGAGCTGAGTTGGTTTTCTGATTATAGAAGGTAAATAGttgcataaataactgtaaatagcaaaaactgaggaaaaagtgtaaatatgtaaatagtttctgatGTGTTGGTTTCAGTGCCAGTATTTTTTCTCCtgatatgcagatgagaaaacGTTTGTAGAAATAATACACAGATTAACAGTTTCCAAAGTACTGTTAGTAATTAATTATGTTTTGATCTATTGTTTTTTAACCTTAATGGTGCTGAATTTATTGATACATTGATTTTACAAAATGGTTTGGCATTTTAAGCATTAagtacaccttttttttttttttttttacataaaatagtaTTTGATTCTACTTACCCAAGTCCCATCTGGTCCAAATAGTTCTAGAAAGTTGCCAATAAATTCTCTAGATTTCTCTTCCCATTTCTGAATGAGGTCGTGGCTCTTTTCCTCCACACGGTAAACAAAATGTTTGCTCTTCTCTTCAACTGTGCGAACTTTTTCCTTCATGCGATCCACCTGGTTTTGTAACCGGTACTTCTTCTCCTGAAGGGAGATATATTGAGTGAATAAGAACTGTCAACCATTAGTTTTGAACCCTGAATAATCCAAATGAGAAGTTAAAAGTTCAAGCAAAGTTTTCTTTGCACAGTGGCTCATGATATCATGAGCCATATGAGTTTTCATGGCACATTTATTGATACAGCTGTGATGCACTGTGGCTGGAGACTAATGTGCATACGCataatttaactaaattaactTACAGCAGTTTGGAAATATTGGGGGAACCATTTTGAATGACAAGGATCTTTGCTTTCATTCCTCATGAAATGTATTCTGATCTTCATCTAAGTCACCATTACAGATAAACACAATAACACAAAAAACAGCTGGACTTGCATCGTTGTACAGGTTCATCTCAGCCTCATACTCTCAAATAGCTAATATGAACATGCCAACAAATTCTGGACTGTTCATGTCTGTAACGATCATAAGAAGAGTACTATGGGCAGCTTTTAAAGAAGTGAAAAAGAACCAGAACATATCTGCATTTACATAAATTTTTACAGCTTTCTACAGTAATATTTTAGTCTATGTCTGCCAAAGACCACCTTCCATAACTCTTTTCTAACAATATTCTGTGGATGTTTGGCAAAACTGCTCAGACATGCCTATCAACACCAAATCCATAGCCACAACTGTTAAACATGGTAGTGGGACAATCACTAATGAGGGGTGTGTCAAGGCAGGAACACATTAACTACAACTTAGGAGAGGTCATGTGATGCAACAACAATCAAAAGCTAAATCTAATGTTTGGATTTAGCTTTAACTTTGACATGACCTGAGCTTGGCTGTCCAGATTCCTTGTCGATGCAGCATATTTCATCAACAGATGCTAGAAATATCTAATGGAAGCTGTCGCTGCAGATAGACAGTCTATGAGTGACTAAATTCACtgcttattttacattttctagccTGCATTGCAAAGGATAACTCCATATGTTAAGGAAATACATTAAAAGTAGAGCTCTTTGTGTTTAGACAGATGGTATACATTCAtctaataaaggtttttatcatcttaaatCAGGCTTCATTACATTTTAGAGACATTGTAACTGCAGTAGCTCAAATACAAATAACTGATCATGGCCTTACGTTGATGTAGCTGACATTAAGCTCCTTGGCTGTGTAGCCACGCTGAAGATTGCGTCGGGCATAAACGTCATAGTCTCGGACAATTCTGGTAATTATGTCAGAGGTGGAGATTCCCTCCGTCCGTTGCGTGGGCACAAACATTCCTGATTTGCACACACATTAATAAGAAGCAAAGGTTAATAGCTATCATTTTGACATGAAACacaaaattgatttattttgcaaGGAGATTGCTCACTAACCTGCCTCCTTGATGTGTTTATAGACATCCTCACTTCCTGCTGAGGAGTATGGGATATCATCATGAGCCACAAAATCGATCTGAGAAGCAATCAAAGAACATGTACTgtatggcaaaaaaaaactcaagaaaaaaaCCCAAGTGAACCTTACTTCTGTACAGCAGACATGCCTTTAGTAGGACATAGGAAGGGTTTGGTCCTAAACACATCATTACACACCCTAGAGCCATATTCACAAAGTGCCTTATCTTATCACTAGTTTCTTGAAGGATAACTTAAAGCGAGTTGACCTTGTTGCTATGGATGACAACATGTCACTGAACTATTGTAATCACTTTATCTGCAGGAAGTGACCTGTACActagtaataaaataaaattaaatatttgtttttgtgagaaTATTTCACGCTCAACCTAACATCCAAATTCTGTAATCAGCCTTACACACAGACCTTGTGTTTCTCGAGGAACTCTGGTGTGAGAGTCCAAGGTGCATCTCTCAGAACTTCATCAACGTAGCGGCAGTGTCTCAATGCTTCATAACGTTCGTGCTCTGTCATGACTGTGAATCCTTTGTATTTATGCGTCAGCTCATCGCTGCACACTGAGAAAacccacaaaaacaaatatgagaCACAAATAAATGAGACAAGTTAGACGAATCAGCAAGGATTCATTTTAGAGAGTGTTGTCTGACCTCCTACTATGAGGTAGGTGTTGGGGAATAAGTTCTTGGCCTGCATGAGAGCACGAGCGTGCCCAGAGTGGAACAGGTCAAAGATGCCATCTGCGTAGACTCTGACAGGCCGGTCCACTAAAACACAGTCACAGACAACACAAGTTACACATAAGCCACAACAGTGAACCAAATACAAAGACCTATCCTGAAATAATTTCAGAATTAAGTGTGCCAAgtggattaataaaaaaaacatggggaAAGTTGATGGTGACATGAATACCAGTGAATGTTGATCAAAATACTACAAACAGGAAGTTTTAAtaccatttaaaattttataaagTTTGTTCCTCTTCAGACTCATTACAGCCCATTTACGTACATAAAGTGCTCAGGTGATTACCACGGTAACAGCCTCTCTGAATCAGATTTGGACATCCTTTGTCAACAAAGGAGaaatttatttaagaataaCCCAATGTGAGGCACTTCTGGGACCAGTACTATGACGTGTCGTACGTCCAACATATCCAGGGTTTCTCCTGGGTTTTTGCTTTAACTAACTCTAACACCATGTTCATGATCAAAATACTGCAAACAGAAACTTTCAAttctatttaaaaattttatatttctaGCAGGATGAATAGCAACATATTGGTACCAATACCAGaattaaagcatttaaaaaagggGAATAAAATGCCATTTAATGAACTAATCTACATCACTCCCGCCTAGATTTACAATAGCATCTTTTGATAAAAAATGTCCTGCAGGGGTATTCCTGAGACATATAACACAAGTTCAATCCCATTCTTCAGATGctggttattttaaatgttcttggCAGCaaataaagagtaaacagaTTTCAAACCAGACACTGGGCTTATTGTAAATGCCAAAGTCTATTCTTGGTCACCAGGGTTCTCTAGTGATTTTAATTAGTTTGAAAGATTTTGTACAATTTGGAGAGTTTGATGTGCTGCATAGTccactgtgcaaagccttctccagcacttCCTGAAGATTATCAATGAgtttcaggtctggactctgtagTGGTCAATCCATGTTTGAAAATGGTGTCTCATGCTTTCTGAACCAATCTTTCACAGTTTGAGCCCAATAAAACCTGGTactgtcatcttggaatatggccgtgccatcagggaagaaaaaaatccattgatggaataacctgctcattcagtatattcaggtagtcagctgacctcattctttagACACATACTTCTGAACCTAGATCTGAACAACtacagcaaccccagatcatagacttcCCCctacaggcttgtacagtagtaCTGGGCATAATGGCTGCACCACTGCCTCTCTGTTTATACAGATGCTGCCATCactctggactcatcagaccacatgaccttcttccattgcttcAGAGTCCAATTTTTATGCTCCCTAGTAAATTGAAGCcattttctccagttagcctcactgattagtggttttcttctgacTACGCAGCTGTTCTGTCCCAATCTCTTGAGTTCCCTTTGCATtttgcatgtggaaatgtttttactttcacaATCAAACatagtcctgagttctactgctgttttttttttttttttgatttcaccaaatgtttaaCTGGTCTCAATCACCATCATTTCTTCCTTGAAACAGTGGTTCCTCACTATCCTTCCAGTGTTTATTAATAATGCTTTGGACAGTGcttaacccagttttagaaGTCTCTGCATCTCTTTAGATGTTCTCTGTGCTTGGTGCATGCCAATGAtgtgacccttcttaaacagcctaacatcttttccacgaccacgGGATGTGTCTACATGGTTGTtttagaaatgagaagctacttagttaaatccaggtggtgactttttttttggggggggggggggggggggggggggggggggggggggggggggggggggggggggcatatcAATGAATGGAGAttcattaaatctaatggaaaagggtgtccaaacttttgattgGTGGTCTTcatcctgttttttaaaattctttttctAAAAGTAATGGTTGATTAAAAAGTGTTGATCTCTTTTCATTGAAATGGTGCCATAGAGATGCAGTCTAGTAAGAAGTGAACTGACTGTGAAAATCCAGACCAGAACATGAAGTTATCTCACTAAGCCACTAATCCTGGTTTGTAGTAAAGGCCCCTGATGTACATGGTGGAGCACACAGACCGAAGCCACTTCTTTCTACAAAGGCAAATGACAGTAGGCTGATTAATTTACCTGCAGAatatttgaaacaaaatgatCTCTGATCTGATGAAACAAAGATTTTTGCATTTCAAGATACAAACCCAAAGCATATTGTAACAGCAGGAAACCACAGAAATGTTAAAGCCAGAGTTAAGAGAGACCTGAACATGGCTGTAGAGTAATGGTGCTTTTCCAAAACATGGTGACTTACAAGTGAGGAGAATAGTGGAGTCCACAGTGGTTATTGTACCAAAATGAGCTTCTAACAGGTTTTTAG encodes:
- the pcyt1ba gene encoding choline-phosphate cytidylyltransferase B isoform X1; this translates as MVKQRRVRTHSCFASFSSRRGSVKTLTEPAIFARETSCDCRAPHEKLTIAQARRGTPVDRPVRVYADGIFDLFHSGHARALMQAKNLFPNTYLIVGVCSDELTHKYKGFTVMTEHERYEALRHCRYVDEVLRDAPWTLTPEFLEKHKIDFVAHDDIPYSSAGSEDVYKHIKEAGMFVPTQRTEGISTSDIITRIVRDYDVYARRNLQRGYTAKELNVSYINEKKYRLQNQVDRMKEKVRTVEEKSKHFVYRVEEKSHDLIQKWEEKSREFIGNFLELFGPDGTWKQVFQERSGRMLSYALSPRESPCNSPPRELSPLRSPSPPSPPARWYNARPSPPTSPKGASASMSSMSEGDEDEK
- the pcyt1ba gene encoding choline-phosphate cytidylyltransferase B isoform X2 — translated: MEELEHTCPHPRTTLTEPAIFARETSCDCRAPHEKLTIAQARRGTPVDRPVRVYADGIFDLFHSGHARALMQAKNLFPNTYLIVGVCSDELTHKYKGFTVMTEHERYEALRHCRYVDEVLRDAPWTLTPEFLEKHKIDFVAHDDIPYSSAGSEDVYKHIKEAGMFVPTQRTEGISTSDIITRIVRDYDVYARRNLQRGYTAKELNVSYINEKKYRLQNQVDRMKEKVRTVEEKSKHFVYRVEEKSHDLIQKWEEKSREFIGNFLELFGPDGTWKQVFQERSGRMLSYALSPRESPCNSPPRELSPLRSPSPPSPPARWYNARPSPPTSPKGASASMSSMSEGDEDEK